In Thunnus thynnus chromosome 20, fThuThy2.1, whole genome shotgun sequence, a single window of DNA contains:
- the LOC137172566 gene encoding collagen alpha-1(XII) chain-like, with amino-acid sequence MDHLLMVLVLLWSSGLQAEDKHQPTGKKREYISSGLGTPLIPQEELEDVTRTSISVLVLLLYLISCVLYPTILCFPPGSQCESTAKADIVLLVCESRNTTSEDHENIKSFLTQIVNNFNIGPDKVQIGLLQYSDRSVTQWDLNAHQTKQSLLEAIANLPQEGGDYDYYTGIALSHIQSVLFQPNMGMRSDSQKILILITDGESRYDVSLPSQHLRDSGIEIYTIGVKNVNEAQLRTIASDPDEIHMFSVIDSSFLLDIVANLTINLCNSANSYSSVEARWLCFPPIMLRLTRR; translated from the exons ATGGATCACCTGCTGATGGTGTTGGTGTTGCTGTGGAGTTCAG gactccaggctgaagataaacaccaaccaacaggtaaaaagagagaatatatcTCATCTGGTCTGGGAACACCTctgatcccccaggaggagctggaggatgtTACCCGCACCTCCATCAGTG tctTAGTCTTGCTTCTATATCTGATCTCTTGTGTATTGTATCCCACAatcctctgttttcctccaggttcTCAGTGTGAAAGCACAGCCAAGGCTGACATCGTGCTGTTGGTCTGTGAATCCAGGAACACCACCTCTGAAGACCATGAAAACATTAAGTCCTTTCTAACTCAAATAGTCAACAACTTCAACATCGGCCCTGACAAAGTCCAGATCG gtcTGCTTCAGTACAGTGACAGATCAGTGACCCAGTGGGACCTGAACGCCCACCAGACCAAACAATCCCTGCTGGAGGCCATAGCCAACCTGCCACAGGAAGGAGGAGACTATGACTACTACACAG GAATAGCTCTGAGTCACATCCAATCTGTGTTGTTTCAACCCAATATGGGAATGCGTTCAGACTCCCAAAAAATTCTCATCCTGATTACTGATGGAGAGTCTCGGTACGACGTATCCCTCCCCTCACAGCACCTGAGAGACTCCGGCATTGAGATCTACACTATTG gtGTAAAGAATGTAAACGAGGCTCAGCTGAGGACCATCGCCTCAGATCCTGATGAAATTCACATGTTCAGTGTCATCGACTCCTCGTTCCTCCTGGACATCGTTGCCAACCTCACCATCAACCTCTGTAACAGTGCCAACAGCTACAGCTCAG TGGAGGCtcgctggctgtgcttccctccaatcatgctgcggctaacgcgcCGCTAA